The Herpetosiphonaceae bacterium genomic interval GGAACTTCGCACATACCTGAAAGGTCGATTGCCCGCCTACATGGTGCCGAGCGCGTTCGTGGTGCTCGACGCCCTGCCGCTGTTGCCCAGCGGTAAGGTCGATCGCAAAGCGCTGCCGCTGCCGGACGAAGCCGCGCGCTCCACTGCGGGCTACCTGGCCCCGCAGACCGAGATCGAGCGGATGATTGCCGCGATCTGGCAGGAGACGCTACACGTCGAGCGCGTGGGCCTGCACGACAATTTCTTTGAGATTGGCGGTCACTCGCTGCTTGTGGCGCAGGTGCAGACGAAGCTGCGCGAAGCGTTCGATACCCACCTTTCAATCGTCGACCTGTTCCAATACCCGACGATCTATTTGCTGGCCGAGCGGCTCCAGCAGCAGCGCGTCGCGCCGCCGACCTTCCAGCAGAGTCGGGAGCAAGCCCACAGTCGTAAAGCGGCCATGCAGCACCAGGCCCGGCGCCGCCGCCCGCAGCGCAGCCACGAGCACGAGGAGTAAGCCCGGACTATGTTAGATCAGCTCAGCGATTCACCAGCAGACGCTCACGGCATCGCGATCATCGGGATGGCGGGGCGGTTCCCCGGCGCGTCGGACCTGCCGACCTTCTGGCACAACCTCTGCGCGGGCGTCGAGGCCATCACCCGCTTCCGCGACGCGGACCTGCGCGCCGAGGGCGAGGATCCCGCCCTGCTTCAGCACCCCCATTACGTCAACGCGGGCGGCGTTCTCGACGACATCGCCGCCTTCGATGCCGCCTTCTTCGGCTGCACCCCGCGCGAGGCCGAGATCCTCGATCCCCAGCAGCGCCTCTTTCTGGAGTGCGCCTGGGAAGCCCTGGAGCAGGCCGGCTACATTGTCACCGACCACGCCCCGCCCATCGGCGTCTTTGCTGGCACCGGCATCAGCACCTATTTCCTGACTCATCTCTATCAGAATCCGGATGTGCTGAATACGATCGGCAAGTTTCAACTGCTGCTCAGCAACGATAAAGATTTTCTCCCGACCCGCGTTTCATACAAACTCAACTTGAGAGGGCCAAGCGTTAGCGTCAATACGGCGGGGTCCACATCGTTAGTTGCGATCCACTTTGCGTGTCAAAGCTTGCTGAATGCCGAGTGCTCATTGGCCTTGGCGGGTGGTGTGTCGGTGCGCGTGCCGCATCGCGTCGGCTACTGGTATCATCATGGCGGCGTCCACTCGCCCGACGGCCACTGCCGCGCGTTTGCCGCCGACGCGGCGGGCACCGTGCCCGGCAACGGCGTCGGCGTCGTCGTGCTCAAGCGCCTGGCCGAGGCCCGCGCCGACGGCGATCCGATCCACGCCATTATTCGCAGCTCTGCCGTCAACAATGACGGAGCAGAGCGCGAAAGCTATACCGCGCCGAGCGTCGCGGGCCAGGCCGCCGTGATCGCCGAAGCGCTCAGCCTGGCCGAGGCCGCGCCGCACACCATCACCTATGTTGAGCCGCATGGGAACGCCACAGCCTGGGGCGATCCGACCGAAATCGCGGCGCTGACGCAGGCGTTCGGGAGCAGCAAGCAGCGCGGCTGGTGCGCGGTGGGCTCGCTCAAGACCAATCTGGGCCACCTCGATGCAGCGGCGGGCGTCG includes:
- a CDS encoding polyketide synthase → MLDQLSDSPADAHGIAIIGMAGRFPGASDLPTFWHNLCAGVEAITRFRDADLRAEGEDPALLQHPHYVNAGGVLDDIAAFDAAFFGCTPREAEILDPQQRLFLECAWEALEQAGYIVTDHAPPIGVFAGTGISTYFLTHLYQNPDVLNTIGKFQLLLSNDKDFLPTRVSYKLNLRGPSVSVNTAGSTSLVAIHFACQSLLNAECSLALAGGVSVRVPHRVGYWYHHGGVHSPDGHCRAFAADAAGTVPGNGVGVVVLKRLAEARADGDPIHAIIRSSAVNNDGAERESYTAPSVAGQAAVIAEALSLAEAAPHTITYVEPHGNATAWGDPTEIAALTQAFGSSKQRGWCAVGSLKTNLGHLDAAAGVAGLIKTVLALQHRQIPPSLHCAQPNPEINFAATPFYVNTRLRDWPAGPTPRRAAVGGLGIGGTNAYVIVEEAPPAAPAAPSRPWHLLTLSAQTPSALDTLSAQLAAHLAAHP